ATCACCGCCTCAGGGGATCTTCTTCATATTTCACGCGAAGAGAATGAGGAATACTTTGAAGCCGCACGTTTGTCGCTGGGCATGCTTGGAGTGATCATTAAGCTGGAACTTCAGGTTGTAAAAGCCTATCGCCTTGAAGCAACAAGTCTCCGAATGCCGCTTACAGATTGCCTGAGCAACCTGAAGCAGCTGAATGACTCAAACCGGAATTTTGAATTTTATTGGTTCCCACACACAAAAACTGTTCAAGGAAAAATGATGAACATCACAGCAAACACACCAAAACCCCCTCGTGGGCGCAATAAATTTGCAGACATCATCGTTGAAAACGGCGCTTTTTGGGTGCTGTCGGAACTGTGCCGCACCTTGCCTGCTTTATCCAAATCGGCCAGTCTGCTCTCGGCTCAAGCGGTACCTACCGGAAAGAGCAGCGGATACAGCCATGACATGTATGCCACACCCCGCTTGGTTAAATTCACTGAAATGGAATATAGCGTTCCACAAGCTTGGCTTCCAGATGTTTTGGAGGATATTCAGCACATCATTAAAAAGTACAATTTTGACGTGCATTTCCCGATTGAGTGCCGTTATGTTAAGGCAGATCACATTTGGTTGAGTCCGGCATACAATCGAGATTCAGCTTACGTCGCAGTCCATATGTACAAAGGAATGCCGTTTCAACC
This sequence is a window from Lentibacillus sp. JNUCC-1. Protein-coding genes within it:
- a CDS encoding D-arabinono-1,4-lactone oxidase, with protein sequence MFSMTTNDTEWKNWAGTVYNQPGAIMKPSSTEEVIRIVKECQESGRSMRVIGAGHSFTPLAATSDVLLSLEHLSGIEKIDHQNRRVTIWGGTRLNDLGPLLFEEGYAMENLGDINAQAIAGAISTGTHGTGQAFGSLSTQVTSLTIITASGDLLHISREENEEYFEAARLSLGMLGVIIKLELQVVKAYRLEATSLRMPLTDCLSNLKQLNDSNRNFEFYWFPHTKTVQGKMMNITANTPKPPRGRNKFADIIVENGAFWVLSELCRTLPALSKSASLLSAQAVPTGKSSGYSHDMYATPRLVKFTEMEYSVPQAWLPDVLEDIQHIIKKYNFDVHFPIECRYVKADHIWLSPAYNRDSAYVAVHMYKGMPFQPYFDALEEVFRHYEGRPHWGKMHTMTYEELNTAYPQLQNFLDLRQELDPNGLFLNSYLQKLFGIKK